One segment of Panicum virgatum strain AP13 chromosome 1K, P.virgatum_v5, whole genome shotgun sequence DNA contains the following:
- the LOC120710210 gene encoding glycerate dehydrogenase HPR, peroxisomal produces MAKPISIEVWNPSGKYRVVSTKSMPGTRWIRLLTDNDCRLEICTEAKTILSVDDILALIGDRCDAVIGQLTEDWGEVLFSALKRAGGTAFSNMAVGYNNVDVEAANRNGIAVGNTPGVLTETTAELAASLTLAAARRIVEADQFMRAGLYEGWLPHLFVGNLLKGQTVGVIGAGRIGSAYARMMIEGFKMNLIYYDLYQATRLEKFVTAYGQFLKANGEQPVTWKRAATMEDVLREADVISLHPVLDKTTYHLINPERLAIMKKEAVLVNASRGPVIDEVALVEHLKANPMFRVGLDVFEDEPYMKPGLADMKNAVVVPHIASASKWTREGMATLAALNVLGKIKGYPVWGNPNQVEPFLNESATPPPACPSIVNAKQLGLPSSKL; encoded by the exons ATGGCGAAGCCCATCTCCATCGAGGTGTGGAATCCCAGCGGCAAGTACCGCGTGGTGAGCACCAAGTCCATGCCGGGAACGCGGTGGATCCGCCTGCTCACCGACAACGACTGCCGCCTGGAG ATATGCACCGAGGCCAAGACCATCCTCTCCGTCGACGACATCCTGGCGCTCATCGGCGACCGCTGCGACGCCGTCATCGGGCAGCTCACCGAGGACTGGGGGGAGGTGCTCTTCTCGGCCCTCAAGCGCGCCGGCGGGACGGCCTTCAGCAACATGGCCGTCGGCTACAACAACGTCGACGTCGAGGCTGCCAACAGGAACGGCATCGCCGTCGGCAACACGCCG GGCGTCCTCACCGAGACCACGGCTGAGCTCGCTGCCTCCCTCACGCTGGCAGCAGCCAGGAGGATCGTGGAGGCGGACCAGTTCATGAGGGCTGGCCTCTACGAGGGATGGCTCCCGCACCT GTTCGTTGGCAACCTGCTCAAGGGTCAGACTGTTGGGGTCATCGGAGCTGGTCGCATCGGCTCCGCGTATGCACGCATGATGATCGAGGGCTTCAAGATGAACCTCATCTACTACGACCTCTACCAGGCCACACGCCTTGAGAAGTTCGTCACAGCATATGGGCAGTTCCTCAAAGCCAACGGTGAGCAGCCTGTCACCTGGAAGAGGGCCGCCACCATGGAGGATGTCCTCAGGGAGGCTGATGTG ATAAGCCTGCATCCAGTGCTGGACAAGACCACTTACCATCTCATAAACCCTGAGAGGCTGGCCATCATGAAGAAGGAGGCGGTTCTTGTGAACGCAAGCCGGGGGCCTGTGATCGATGAGGTTGCCCTGGTGGAGCACCTCAAGGCCAATCCCATGTTCCGCGTTGGGCTCGACGTCTTTGAG GATGAGCCTTACATGAAACCTGGACTGGCTGACATGAAGAACGCTGTCGTTGTACCACACATTGCATCAGCCTCCAAG TGGACACGTGAAGGAATGGCAACGCTGGCTGCTCTCAACGTTCTT ggtaAGATCAAGGGTTACCCTGTTTGGGGAAACCCCAATCAAGTGGAGCCCTTCTTGAACGAGAGCGCGACGCCACCGCCTGCTTGCCCGAGCATCGTTAATGCGAAACAACTCG GCCTGCCATCTTCAAAGCTTTAG
- the LOC120712000 gene encoding SKP1-like protein 1 isoform X3 — MASGEGKKKMITLRSSDNVEFEVEAAVAMESQTIRRMIEDNCADNSIPIPNINSKLLSIVIEYCTKHVHTTKLEDAAAPAPANTAISGEDLKKWDAELVKIDHATLIDLIEAANFLEIKGLLDLTCQAMADMIKGKSPEEIHKTFNIMNDLSPEEEEEIIWDIQWALE; from the exons ATGGCATCCGGTGAGGgcaagaagaagatgatcacTCTCAGGAGCTCCGACAACGTGGAgttcgaggtggaggcggcggtggcgatggaGTCACAGACCATCCGCCGCATGATTGAGGATAACTGCGCCGATAACAGCATCCCGATCCCCAACATCAACTCCAAGCTCCTCTCCATAGTCATCGAGTACTGCACCAAGCATGTCCACACCACCAAGCTTGAGGatgccgccgctcccgcccccGCCAACACCGCTATCAGCGGCGAGGACCTCAAGAAATGGGACGCTGAGTTGGTCAAGATCGATCATGCCACTCTCATCGACCTCATCGAG GCTGCCAACTTCCTGGAGATCAAGGGTTTGCTGGACCTGACCTGCCAGGCGATGGCTGACATGATCAAGGGCAAGAGTCCAGAGGAGATCCACAAGACGTTCAACATCATGAACGACTTGTCCcctgaggaggaagaggagatcaTCTGGGACATCCAGTGGGCTCTCGAGTGA